The following nucleotide sequence is from Gymnodinialimonas sp. 202GB13-11.
GCACCTCGACGCTGGCCCTTGGCAACGCAACCATGCCGTTCATGCTGGCCTTGGCGGATAAGGGCTGGCGGCAGGCCTGTGCTGACGATCCGCATTTGATGGAGGGGCTGAACACCCATGCCGGCAAGCTGACGAATTATGCCGTGGGTAAGGCCCTTGGGATCGACGTGTTGTCGCCTTCACTGGCGATCAAAGGCTGAAACGAAAAAGGGCCGGGAAATGCCCCGGCCCTTTCCGTGTTTTGCGGAAATTCAGCTTTGCGCCTTCAACGCATCGCGGATTTCGGCCAGCAGCTCTTCTGCGGTGGGGCCTGCGGGCTCTTCCGGGGCCGCCTCTTCTTCGGGGCCTTCCGCAGCCGCTTTGACCTTGTTGACGTAACGCACAAGCATGAACACCACGAAGGCAATGATCAGGAAGTTGATGATCGCCATGATGAACGAGCCATAGGCAAAGACACTGGCCCCGGCCTCGCGCGCCGCTTCAAGCGAGGCACCTTCCGGCACTTCGCCCGCCAGCACGGCATAGTTATTTGTGAAATCCAGCCCGCCGGTGAACAAGCCGATGATCGGGTTGATCAGGTCGCCCACCAGCGACGTGACGATGGCGGTAAAGGCCGCACCGATAATGATACCGACGGCCATATCCATAACATTGCCCTTGGCAATGAAGTCCTTGAATTCTGAAAGCATGTGGTCGCTCCACCCAGTCCTGTTCCGTAATATGGGCGGCATCCGTTGGTGCGCACGCGCACAGGCCCCCCTCTAGCGCGTGTAGAAAGACCGGTCTGGCGCAACGTTTCAAGGGGAACTATCTGCAATAGGTCACATTCCGCCATGAGGTAAACCATGAGCACGCTTGAGAATTTCGAAATCAACAGCCGGTGGACGGCGCAGGACCCGTCGGTGATCCAGCTCTACTCCTTCCCCACGCCCAATGGTGTGAAGGCCTCTATCGCGCTGGAAGAGATGGGCCTGCCCTATGAGGCGCATCGCGTAACGCTGTCCGACAGCGACGTGAAAAGCGATGAGTTTCTGTCGTTGAACCCCAACAACAAGATCCCTGCGCTGATTGACCCCAACGGACCGGATGGGGAACCGATTGCGCTTTGGGAATCCGGTGCCATCCTGATCTATCTTGGCGAGAAAACGGGCAAGTTCATTGGCCGGACGGACGCTGAGAAGTATCAGATCATCAAGTGGGTCATGTTCCAGATGGGTGGCCTTGGCCCGATGTTCGGCCAGCTTGGCTTCTTCGTGAAGTTCGCAGGTTCTGAGATCGACGATCCGCGCCCACGTGAGCGCTATGTGGCCGAGGCCAAGCGCCTGTTGAACGTTTTGGAAGGCGAATTGGCGGATAAGGAGTGGATCGCAGGCGATTACTCGATTGCCGACATGGCGATTGGCCCATGGCTGGCGGCGCTCGATTTCTACGGCGCGAAGGAGCTTGTGGGTTGGGACGGCCTGAAAAACGTACCCGCCTATCTTGAGCGTTTCCTCGCCCGTCCGGCCGTTCAGAAAGGCCGCGTCACTCCGCCGCGCGAAGACTAAGCGAGCCCTCGGATCAGATCAGCGGCCTTTTCGGCCATCGCAATGGTGGGGGCATTCGTGTTCCCACCGATCAGCTTCGGCATGATCGAGGCATCGACCACACGTAGCCCGTCGACGCCGCGCACCCTGCAGGCCGGGTCAACCACGGCCATATCATCCACGCCCATCTTACAGGTGCCAACGGGGTGATAGATCGTGTCTGCACGGGCGCGAATATCAGCTTCCAACGCTGCATCGCTGCCGTCGTGGGAGTAGAAGCGCTCGCCCCGCCAAGGGGCAAGCGGCTCGCCCTCAAGCACCTGCTCCATCAGACGCGCGCCCTTCATCATGCTTTCAAGATCACGGCTGTCACTCAGATAAGCAGGGTCAATTCGGGGCGGCTTGCGGAAATCGCTGTTTTGTAGCCCGACATGACCAACGGAATGGGGCCTGAGCACACAGAGATGGCAGGAATAGCCATCCACGAAATGCAGCTTGCGCATGTGCTGATCGACGATGCCGACGACAAAATGCATCTGAAGGTCGGGCCGGTCGAGGCTCGAATCACTTTTCACAAACGCGCCCGCTTCGGCCATGGGGGAGGCGAACAGGCCCGCCCCCGTCTTGCGCCATGCCAGACCCGCCTTCGCCAGACGCATCAGGCCAGCCGGCCCCAGCCCCACGACATCTTTCCGTTTGGACCTGTAGGAGATGACGTAATCGAGGTGGTCTTGCAGGTTCTGACCCACACCGGGCAGGACATGGACGGGGGCGATGCCATGGCGTTGCAATTCATCCTCGGGTCCGATACCCGACAGCATCAGAAGCTGTGGCGACCCGAAAGCACCCGCGCTCAGGATCACCTCCCGCCGTGCCTTGAGAGTCGTCGGAATGCGCCGCTCCCACACCCGCACGCCGGTTGCGCGCCCGTCTTCAACGAGGATCCGTTCGACGGTGCTGCGCGTCAGGACTCGCAGGTTCGGGCGATCCATCACTGGATGCACATAGGCCGCCGCTGCTGAGCATCTCTCCCCTTTGCGCGGGCCATCATGGAACTGGGTGACGTGGTAGTATCCCGCCCCGTCCTGTCGCGCGCCGTTGAAATCGTCCGTGCGCGGGATCTGCGCCGCTTCGCTAGCGTCAAGGAAGGCTTCACTAATGGGAAGCGGCGCAGATTGGCTTCGCACCTGTAGAGGGCCATTATCGGCGTGATAATCGGTGTGACCGCCCTCAAACCCCTCAGCCCGCAGGAAATAGGGTCGCAGGCTCTTCCAATCCCAGCTCTCGCAACCGCGATTGGCCCAGTCATCATAATCGCCCGGATGCCCCCGCACGTAGAGCATGGCATTGATCGCCGAGGACCCACCCAACGCCTTGCCGCGTGGCTGAAATCCGCGCCGGTTGTTCAGACCCGGCTGCGGCTCGGTATGGAACGCCCAGTTGTTGATCTTTGGGCGGCCCGACACCATCGCGGCCACCAAGGCCGGCGCCCTGATAAAGATGTCGCGGCCCTGCCCCCCCGCTTCGACCAAGCAAACAGAGACGCTCGGGTCTTCCGACAGGCGCGCAGC
It contains:
- a CDS encoding GMC family oxidoreductase, whose product is MEFDYIIVGGGSAGSVLAARLSEDPSVSVCLVEAGGQGRDIFIRAPALVAAMVSGRPKINNWAFHTEPQPGLNNRRGFQPRGKALGGSSAINAMLYVRGHPGDYDDWANRGCESWDWKSLRPYFLRAEGFEGGHTDYHADNGPLQVRSQSAPLPISEAFLDASEAAQIPRTDDFNGARQDGAGYYHVTQFHDGPRKGERCSAAAAYVHPVMDRPNLRVLTRSTVERILVEDGRATGVRVWERRIPTTLKARREVILSAGAFGSPQLLMLSGIGPEDELQRHGIAPVHVLPGVGQNLQDHLDYVISYRSKRKDVVGLGPAGLMRLAKAGLAWRKTGAGLFASPMAEAGAFVKSDSSLDRPDLQMHFVVGIVDQHMRKLHFVDGYSCHLCVLRPHSVGHVGLQNSDFRKPPRIDPAYLSDSRDLESMMKGARLMEQVLEGEPLAPWRGERFYSHDGSDAALEADIRARADTIYHPVGTCKMGVDDMAVVDPACRVRGVDGLRVVDASIMPKLIGGNTNAPTIAMAEKAADLIRGLA
- the mscL gene encoding large conductance mechanosensitive channel protein MscL; protein product: MLSEFKDFIAKGNVMDMAVGIIIGAAFTAIVTSLVGDLINPIIGLFTGGLDFTNNYAVLAGEVPEGASLEAAREAGASVFAYGSFIMAIINFLIIAFVVFMLVRYVNKVKAAAEGPEEEAAPEEPAGPTAEELLAEIRDALKAQS
- a CDS encoding glutathione S-transferase family protein, which encodes MSTLENFEINSRWTAQDPSVIQLYSFPTPNGVKASIALEEMGLPYEAHRVTLSDSDVKSDEFLSLNPNNKIPALIDPNGPDGEPIALWESGAILIYLGEKTGKFIGRTDAEKYQIIKWVMFQMGGLGPMFGQLGFFVKFAGSEIDDPRPRERYVAEAKRLLNVLEGELADKEWIAGDYSIADMAIGPWLAALDFYGAKELVGWDGLKNVPAYLERFLARPAVQKGRVTPPRED